The following proteins come from a genomic window of Liolophura sinensis isolate JHLJ2023 chromosome 13, CUHK_Ljap_v2, whole genome shotgun sequence:
- the LOC135480937 gene encoding uncharacterized protein LOC135480937: MKFGGSNSWQPKYFLLRKQGNIPYLEYHNKKPKNKNAIPRGKIPLRPSFRVEKSMNAKNRAYVFEVITPARHLCLSADEQKIMDLFVFYLQSQVRLSGDVIDDYFIVEPENSEAHRRIGSRGTCCIFHIAPWGIDPGSTTSEAKAPPPVASWPNSRAVLAQWPLKCIRCYESNSNGQFILEAGRIAPMGDGVYVFNTRPGEDNAMYDLLDKYVLAATAALKGRHPNNQEQFHDLQLERDRLNALTTVSTDTSQCTELSQATLQNYNHRAEDFTEDSLGQETVPHLVTRAPPGGNDTESLGYLHPITSRAAPQSLQLTNEMFLQPRSADPNCNVLAARPPVPAPFKSQAAKSASEEKAALGISDMDSVDGYFDMRQSTENLNSTLSRSISVTPMSPSNKDWFPPPSFGEATQVSGGSYAGIKVNSVFGSPPRSVQQFGPVLPKEDQSYLNPRASEVDDDSLVSEKKSKPPLAPRAKNKDGATTSPHPRYRMMRLKSRSCEDMSDFHTTIYMNRADVNNENNENDGKTTPEPFNDLDPFENKQYATEPRAGRRFVKKERTNTSLYDPSTLPASQLPQYYNHNNNTKQPYLGRSVSNPNFFDLESKDIITKRDKSLKSTSLGKSPTRSLASLLPGALKRHLSRENNASGDGNESLLEGERPRSRSNSLRLRSNSVTKSSSDLPSASNFVRNFRRSSFGSKDSISASIKGITMSEKSRSFRKHKSVDSNLNRQTSELSDSVSPTSASSPPQSRSPGATSPTPIKESVSPTTPSRPIATVSKPNVKPRVQGLSSRSPNLDSSSPGVGSSSSGESSRSRGISSRSPGASPKSHSTLSSSKGMPSRSRGLPWQSEYANGHMSPQEYDSRSLPVRRKNFSVMAGRRLPSLPDEKKTETAC, encoded by the exons ATGAAGTTTGGAGGTTCTAACTCATGGCAACCCAAATACTTCTTGCTGAGGAAACAAGGGAACATCCCCTACCTGGAGTATCACAACAAGAAACCCAAGAACAAAAATGCAATTCCTAGAG GAAAAATACCTTTACGCCCCTCGTTCCGCGTGGAGAAAAGCATGAATGCCAAGAACCGGGCGTATGTGTTTGAGGTTATAACGCCAGCCAGACATCTCTGTCTCTCAGCAGATGAACAAAAAATCATGGATTTGTTTGTCTTCTACTTACAGAGTCAAGTCAGACTTTCTGGTGATGTTATTG ATGATTATTTCATTGTGGAACCAGAAAACTCCGAAGCTCACAGAAGAATAGGATCTCGTGGTACTTGTTGTATATTCCATATTGCCCCATGGGG gattgaccctggatctaccacctccGAAGCCAAAGCTCCCCCACCTGTGGCATCGTGGCCG AATTCTCGAGCTGTGCTAGCACAGTGGCCGCTCAAGTGCATACGGTGTTACGAGAGTAATTCTAATGGACAGTTTATCCTGGAGGCAGGTCGGATTGCCCCGATGGGGGATGGGGTTTATGTGTTCAACACCAGGCCAGGAGAAGACAATGCCATGTATGATCTGCTGGACAAGTACGTGCTAGCAGCGACAGCGGCTCTCAAG GGTCGCCATCCAAACAACCAGGAGCAGTTTCATGACCTACAGCTAGAACGAGATCGCCTGAATGCCTTGACAACAGTATCCACAGATACGTCACAGTGTACAGAGTTGTCACAGGCTACGCTGCAAAACTACAACCACAGGGCTGAAG ATTTTACAGAAGACAGCCTTGGTCAGGAAACTGTACCACACCTGGTCACTAGAGCTCCCCCTGGTGGAAATGACACAGAATCATTAGG GTACCTACATCCTATAACCAGTAGGGCTGCTCCGCAATCTTTACAgttgaccaatgaaatgtttttacaaCCACGATCAGCCGACCCAAACTGTAATGTTTTAGCAGCAAGGCCACCCGTTCCTGCACCCTTCAAATCGCAAGCGGCGAAGTCTGCTAGTGAGGAAAAAGCTGCATTGGGTATCAGCGACATGGACAGTGTTGATGGATACTTTGATATGCGACAGTCGACAGAGAACTTAAACAGCACCTTGAGCCGTTCAATTAGTGTGACACCAATGTCACCTAGCAACAAAGATTGGTTCCCGCCTCCCTCCTTTGGAGAAGCGACCCAAGTGAGTGGCGGGAGCTACGCAGGCATTAAGGTCAACTCTGTTTTTGGGTCACCTCCAAGGTCTGTTCAGCAATTTGGGCCAGTTTTGCCAAAAGAGGATCAGTCTTATCTAAACCCAAGAGCATCGGAGGTAGACGATGACAGTCTTGTCAGTGAGAAGAAGAGCAAGCCTCCTTTGGCGCCTCGTGCAAAGAATAAAGATGGTGCAACAACATCACCACATCCTCGCTACAGGATGATGCGTTTGAAGTCGCGGAGCTGTGAGGACATGAGTGACTTCCACACAaccatatacatgaacagagcTGATGTCAACAACGAGAACAATGAAAATGATGGCAAGACCACCCCTGAACCATTTAATGACCTTGACCCTTTTGAGAACAAGCAGTACGCCACAGAACCTCGTGCAGGACGAAGATTTGTGAAGAAAGAGCGCACAAACACTAGCTTGTACGACCCGTCCACTCTGCCAGCAAGTCAGTTGCCACAGTATTACAATCACAACAACAATACAAAGCAGCCATATCTGGGTAGGTCTGTGTCTAACCCAAACTTTTTTGACCTGGAGAGTAAAGACATTATTACTAAACGAGATAAATCCCTCAAATCAACCAGCCTAGGAAAATCTCCTACTCGATCACTGGCCAGTCTTTTGCCTGGTGCGCTGAAGAGGCATTTGAGTCGGGAAAACAATGCTTCAGGCGACGGGAATGAGAGTTTGTTGGAAGGAGAGCGCCCAAGAAGTCGGTCCAATAGCTTGCGTCTTCGCTCCAACAGCGTGACGAAAAGCTCTTCTGATTTACCATCAGCATCAAACTTTGTGCGAAATTTTCGCAGATCAAGTTTTGGGTCTAAGGACAGCATATCTGCCAGCATAAAAGGGATAACGATGTCAGAAAAGTCTCGATCTTTCAGAAAACACAAGTCTGTGGATTCTAACCTGAATAGACAGACCAGTGAGTTGAGCGACTCTGTGTCGCCAACATCAGCATCGTCGCCACCTCAGTCAAGGTCCCCAGGTGCAACATCACCGACACCGATAAAGGAATCAGTTTCTCCCACAACACCATCAAGGCCAATTGCAACAGTGTCAAAACCAAATGTAAAACCAAGAGTACAAGGGCTTAGTTCAAGGTCACCTAATCTTGATTCAAGCTCTCCGGGTGTGGGTTCAAGTTCATCAGGTGAAAGTTCAAGGTCAAGAGGTATTAGTTCAAGGTCACCTGGTGCCTCTCCAAAGTCACACAGTACCTTGTCAAGCTCAAAGGGGATGCCATCTAGATCACGCGGACTGCCATGGCAGTCAGAGtacgcaaatggtcacatgtcacCACAGGAATATGACTCTCGCAGTCTGCCAGTCAGAAGGAAGAACTTCTCCGTCATGGCAGGACGGCGACTACCCAGTCTTCCAGatgagaagaaaacagaaacgGCATGTTAA